The [Clostridium] celerecrescens 18A genomic sequence TCTCCCTTAGCAGCTTTCACGGCCAGTTGGACTGTCTGATATCCGATTTCTACCGGTGCTTGGGTAACAGCTCCGGCCAGCCTGCCGTCTTTGATGGCATCCTTAATCATGGTGCCGGAATCAAATGCAACACCGATTACTTCCTTCCCCAGTCTTCCTAAATTCTCATCACCTGTAATCAAGCCTTCCCCTGTCTTCTGGTTCGATGCAAAAATGCAGATTGTATCATCTTTATTTAATATAGTCTGTGCATCTGTTGTCATCAGAGAGGCTTCTACTTTTGCAGGAACCGCTACATCCAGAATAACATCAGCTGAGCCGCCTTTATCCGCTTTCGCGTCACTTACAAACTTTTCATTTCCGGTTACGCTTACACTTTTCCCATCAGCTTCAATCAGTTCGGTAATCTTATTTATAAAACCTAGTCCTCGGCTGATAATAGATTCTGACGTTGCATCCTGGTTCAGAACTCCGATCCGGACACTTCCCGTAGCTTTTGCAATGATATCCTTTACCAGAGGATATGTATTTTCGGCTGCTACTTCTCCTGCCTTGTAATTGTCCGTAGCTGCATTGGCCACTACAGAACCTGCCGGTGCATCCGGAACGCCGGAGTCAAATCCTATGATCGGGATTTTTGCATCTTGTGCTTCCTTAATACTGTCGTTTAACGCTGATACATCCAAGGCCGCCAATCCAATTGCTTTGGGCTGCATTTGAACTGCATTATTCACCATCTGAACCTGCTGGGCAATATCCGATTCAGAATCCGGTCCCTGAAATTCCAGACGGACTCCCAATTCCTTTGCTGCATTTTGAGCCCCCTTATATACTGCCTGCCAATATTGGGATTGAAATCCTTTTGCCACAAGATAAACCGTCATATCACCGCTTGAAGCAGCTTCTGTGGCTGCCTGGGCCTGAGAACCTTCTGAGGACTTAGCCTCAGTGGCTGCAGGAGCTGCAGAGCTGCTGCCCGTTGCTTTGCTTCCGCATCCGGCCAGGGCAGTGGCAATCATTGCCGTGCTCAGTAAAATTCCCAATACATTTCGTTTCATTTCTACTTCCTCCTCATATATAAATTAGTTTATATGTAAATTCTTTCGAATCACATTCTCTGTACTGTTTTTAATTCTTCTTACGGTTTCTATATACATCAGCAAAAACAGCAACAACTAATACAAGACCTGTTGCAACCTGCTGATAGTGTGTCTGCAACCCTACAAATGGCAAACCTGTTTTAAGTACGGAAATAATAAACACACCGATCATAGTACCTGCAATCGTACCGGTA encodes the following:
- a CDS encoding substrate-binding domain-containing protein; the protein is MKRNVLGILLSTAMIATALAGCGSKATGSSSAAPAATEAKSSEGSQAQAATEAASSGDMTVYLVAKGFQSQYWQAVYKGAQNAAKELGVRLEFQGPDSESDIAQQVQMVNNAVQMQPKAIGLAALDVSALNDSIKEAQDAKIPIIGFDSGVPDAPAGSVVANAATDNYKAGEVAAENTYPLVKDIIAKATGSVRIGVLNQDATSESIISRGLGFINKITELIEADGKSVSVTGNEKFVSDAKADKGGSADVILDVAVPAKVEASLMTTDAQTILNKDDTICIFASNQKTGEGLITGDENLGRLGKEVIGVAFDSGTMIKDAIKDGRLAGAVTQAPVEIGYQTVQLAVKAAKGEAVSDVDTGCKWYNADNMDSEEVSQNLYD